In Nitrosarchaeum koreense MY1, one genomic interval encodes:
- a CDS encoding multicopper oxidase domain-containing protein yields the protein MILVIFVIFGISIIMIFPAISEAQSEQKTFVTHSGAVVTTSGEVLDPLYTVSSVEFDPDEYLRNFEYGRLSVSETGQTIRDYTIIAEDDKIQEISPGIFYNVWTFNGTVPGPTIRATEGDLVRVHFINNGSKEHTIHFHGIHPAGMDGVFEPVGGNGGQFIYEFEAGPVGVHPYHCHVMPLEEHIVHGLYGVFIVDPKEKRSPADEMVMVLNGLDTDFDTENNFYAVNTIPFYYQHHPIQINTNELIRVYVVNMVEFDPINNLHLHGNLYKYYPTGTDLVPSFYTDMITLSQTERGIMEFEYEYPGKYLFHAHKVEFSEKGWVGIFLVKDNPDKNSQKVEYGT from the coding sequence ATGATCCTAGTAATTTTTGTAATTTTTGGAATTTCAATAATAATGATTTTTCCAGCAATATCTGAGGCTCAATCCGAGCAGAAAACATTTGTTACTCATTCTGGTGCAGTTGTAACGACATCTGGTGAAGTACTTGATCCGCTTTACACTGTATCATCTGTAGAGTTTGATCCAGATGAATATTTAAGAAATTTTGAGTATGGAAGATTATCGGTATCTGAAACTGGACAAACAATTCGTGATTATACAATAATCGCAGAAGATGATAAGATTCAAGAAATTTCTCCTGGAATATTTTACAATGTTTGGACTTTTAATGGAACTGTTCCTGGTCCTACAATAAGAGCTACTGAAGGTGACCTTGTTAGAGTTCATTTCATAAATAATGGTTCAAAAGAACATACTATACATTTTCATGGAATTCATCCAGCTGGAATGGATGGTGTTTTTGAACCTGTAGGTGGTAATGGCGGCCAATTTATTTATGAATTTGAAGCTGGTCCTGTTGGTGTTCATCCTTATCATTGTCATGTGATGCCACTTGAAGAACACATAGTTCATGGTCTTTATGGTGTCTTCATTGTTGATCCTAAGGAAAAACGTTCACCCGCTGACGAAATGGTGATGGTCTTAAATGGGTTGGATACTGATTTTGACACTGAAAATAATTTTTATGCCGTAAATACTATCCCATTTTATTATCAACACCATCCAATCCAGATTAACACCAACGAATTGATTCGAGTCTATGTTGTTAATATGGTAGAATTTGATCCAATAAACAATTTACATCTTCATGGTAATTTGTATAAGTATTATCCAACAGGAACTGATCTTGTTCCATCATTTTACACTGACATGATAACATTATCACAAACTGAACGTGGCATTATGGAATTTGAATACGAATATCCTGGAAAATATCTATTTCATGCCCATAAGGTAGAGTTCTCTGAAAAAGGATGGGTTGGAATATTTCTTGTAAAGGATAATCCTGACAAGAATTCTCAGAAGGTAGAATATGGAACTTAG